In the genome of Xiphias gladius isolate SHS-SW01 ecotype Sanya breed wild chromosome 18, ASM1685928v1, whole genome shotgun sequence, the window CATACTGTCCATTTGACATAATAATtaagtttttattgtaaatCACCTCAGCAACCAGCCAGCAAAAGTAGATGTCAGAGATACacttaaataatatttatataatgataaaacacaataaataatttgaaattgtTGTCATCAAAATATCATCATAGTATCTAAAAGTTGTCTTTTCCTGAACTTAAGCTGCAGTAGAGAGGTGCCATTCTCTAAACTTATTTGACTGATCTATCTAAATCAGATGAAGATTGAATGCCTCTGcctatttattctgttttttctcagaGACCATGTCACTAGTGCTGCAATTAactattattgtcattattgattaatcataaagtctataaaatgacagaatattGTGAAAAATCATGCCAGCTTCTCAAAGTCCCAGAAAGCGTTTTtgtctcattgttttgttttgtccaaccaacagttcaaaacctaaatatattcagtttaatatgacataaaaaagagaaaaacaagaaatattcatatttgacaGGCTGGGGACAgcattttttgccattttttcatGAAAGATTACTataacaattaattgattaacagAATAATAGTTGCCGATAATATTTCTGTCGATCAAccaattgattaatctgctaattgttgcagctctacgtGTCACCCACTCTTAGTTTACATTATTATTCTAAAGCACCAATAGTCATACCAAAAGTGTCATAATATTATCTGTAATCACATATtgagtaaaaaaatgtattagatTTTGTCGGTTTTGTCAATAATATTTGGTGAGCATCTCCATCATTCACTCGTATCTACATAGAGAAAAACCAAGTAAGTTAAAATTAACCACGACAACAAGTACAAATGAGGTACAGTGTCAggtcagtgtgtatgtgcacatttttaagatatttgtGCTGTGGGTTCACAATGAGAGTTTTCGGAAAGTGGATGAAGATGACCAAAACAGAGattatacagagagagaaacagctgAATTAGATAGAGGGAGAGACTGAATGAGGGatacaaaaagggaaaaggttGGGAGGTGCAAGAGAAGTGAGAAGAGGGAGTGGTAATGAGAGAAGGAGGGATTGGAAGTGAGGGAAGATGAGACagaaggggaaggagagggagatgtCTTTGTGTTAATGGTAGCCGTCATCCTCTGCTGTAAGCGACTCCTCATTGGCCAACCAGAAGCCCCCCTGTGTGAAGGAAGTATCACCAGGGAAACTTCGTCTCGCTGCCTCTGTGCGTGTTTTCCTTTTGCCAGGGTTATTTTTAAATAGCATTCGGCTTCCTGCTCAGACTAAAGACTACAAGCCACAGCAtccctgttttgttgttttcaggaTTTTCCAGTTCACAAATCAAGAAAAGCCGCAGCAAtgttctcctcttctcttctcccacAGTTACATTGCAAGCTCTTTGCAAAAATGGGGGACGACCGACCTTTTGTGTGCAATGCTCCTGGCTGTGGACAGGTAAGGCTTCTCCTTCCTTGTCCTGGGTTtaaggtgtgtgcatgtgtgtgtggtgtcaggtatttttgcttttgtgtaaCTACTCTCCAGCAGTTGACTGTAACTACTTATGATTgaatgtattttcctttttgaagaaaatgaattgaGAGCTAAAGAAAAACGTTATGGTACTTGACGTGACGATTCATTTGAGTTTAATAAAGCTTCATATGTACAATGAGAGAATTGGTGGGCCCCGAAAAGACTTCAGGTCTGCTAACACACTTATTCTCATTGCCAGAATGACCAAACTAGCTGTGATTTATGCAGCACTCTTAATGAACATCACACCGATAGCATTCTAGCTAGCATGCTGTCTTGTGAGACAATGCTGTCTCCTTTAGCCGTGACTCACTGGAAGCTCCAGTGAGTAATCAGAGCACAGTTATTGTTTCAACCTGTCACTGTTGACTTCTAGCGCCTGCAGACACAGGTTTGAGCCATGGCAGTGACTCAGCTGAGTGCCAATAGTGCGCTCACATGCCAGTAACGTGGTGTGTTGTCGGGGCATGGCCTTATAacaaagcaaattaaaagaaGTGTGTTCTAGGACTCATGATTATTCAACACGGGTAATGTCATGTCTAATGTTGTGCTCCATTAGCTGTCTGACGCTGTGCTCAGTTGAGTGAGATGGATTATCTCTCGTGGGGTCTGGAGGAAGAAAGTGTTTATATGGTTAAGAAACATACACGATTAATAAACCCACTTCTACTCTCTGATCAGAAGTTATCTGTTGTACATGTGGTTTGTGGTTTGAACAGCAGCCACATAAAgcagtaaaatgtgtgtgttggataaataaatgatgatttgTTTGGTTATTTCCTTCTCAAAACATCGTGGACACCAAAGGAGCCCTTCCTTgatagaaaaagacattttatctTTCCTTTGACATGTTTCTGTGGTGTAAATACTCTGCATATTTCATTTGTAGACATCATTATTAATTTAGTTGACAGTTAAAGCAACACATCACAGGGAAGCTTTTCAAGGCAAAGTGACGGTTGATGACAGTGTGAGTCTACAGCTGTGGCGCTGTCAGCAGCTTTGTTTGAGTGTCAAACTGTTGTATAAACAGGTATGGGATGGTAGAAGGccatgatggtgctagatgtTTCGCTGTATTTTTGATATCACAACACCACCTTCCTTTgaggaatataaacatgtttatcTGCAAAACCCTTTTTCGTAAATTTAGATACATACAACCCCAAATGTTAAAAccacattaattaattatattttttatacatgAGGGCATcagaaaaaagtggaaacaaatatttttatatatttcctcTCTcctagctctgttttggtctctgccaactactgagggaaatatctggctctgaaGCTGCTAAGTGCTCCATTATATTCAGAtagctagctaatgttagtgCCAGCActaactttgtgtgtctgcagtttgGTTCTGAAGAGGTAGTGTACAGGGGATTTATCAGACTTTGTTTGCTggccaaaaaaccaaacagtgaaagacatgaaaattctcagtagagctgaggggaactgaaGAGTTGGGTGATAGTTGTCTGTAGGTTTGCCATTATAGGCAACCCCTATCACATTACTCAAAGTCACTTTGATCCATTGGTTATTTAAAAGTATTGATCAGTGCAGccttaaatgttgtctaaacacaagcagccaaacGGGAACTTAACCTAAATAAAATATAGtctaaaattttgatttaaatcaggaattTTTCTGATCAAGGAATAAACAAACACGACTATGGAACTGACAAGGCTTTTGATTACAGACTTTTGGTACTTCACAGTTTTCAATACTCTGTGCTAAGGATACATTTTGGTTGTTACCAAAGTATTGAGGTTCCATACCCATGTCCTATAAATTATGTCAGCCAGCCAATACCTTTTTTTAAGTCTAGACTGTCattaatgaatgtttttttacgGGCCTTTAATAATGTCATCCCTGATGATGAATATTTGTGTACATTGAGATACAGAACATCCTTTATGTTACTGTACAAGTGCTATGTCCAAATGCTGTTTTACTGCTGCCCTTTACAAGCAACAGTTGTCCACCAGGAAAGTCTGAATCATGCCCATAATAGAACAAGGATGATTGACTCCTGGCTTTGCACAGGGTTTTCCTTTTACCAagttaacaacaacaacaacaacaacaacaacaacaacagccccCCATTATATGATGCCCAGTATTTACTGTGTGGGGAGGGGTAATCCTAGCTGCCAGTATTTCATACAGGGAGATTAGCCAGAGATAGTTTCCTCCACAAGACCCAGCCGCCTTATtcagaggaaagagacaaatgAGACATGTAGTTGTATTGGTGATGCTGCCTGGTAGGGCTAAAAATAAGTCCCATGACACTTGACTGTGTTTCCACTTCACTCTCACGACTGAACTCGCAACTGCAACGCGGCGCCCTAAAATAGGCTGCAATGAATGGTGAACAGGCTCATGCCAGAGCCATGATTATTCCTCCAGGTTTCTGACTGATTCACCTCGCGACTTCTCCAAAGAAGTAGTGCCATGTCTCAGAGCAGAAGATGGCTGTTGGTATTCTCCTCTAAAGGTCTGATTTGCCAGACCTCCTGTAGCTTTCACTGTGGATACCTGATATTAGGCACAGAACATAGACTAATGGAGTAGAGTTTTCCTGAGACACAGTTTACAACATCCATATGTTTTACAAACCGACTAGCTTGACGACCATGAATTATCttctgtaaaaacacattacacttgcatttgcagcatttttttttttttgatgtgtcatctcattgggtttttttccatgccagtaatttttaaaattcttcatcattttatcGGTTTTAAGCCATTGCCCAATCATTACATTTATGTGCTGCTAAAATTATTTCTGGTCTCATCCATACTAGCCTTTTTACTTGGTGTAAGGATATTTGAGCCTATATCCTGCAGCTATAATGGGCCCATACAGGgctttaaaaacatgaagaaatgtACACCAAAGATacacttttctttgttgtttgtcacataatgtatacagtatagACTGCTTGTGTTGGGCTACATCTCCAAGAGATTATCTCTCTTATTGCAATATGATATTTGGGTTAAGGTACTATAGGCTGCTTCCTTAGGTCACCGTGATAAATAGACAAGTACCTCTCTGCTAATTTCATGAAATGTACTTATCTTTCCTCTTATCGTCTATGCTCACTTGTTCCAGAGGTTTACCAATGAGGACCACTTggctgtacacaaacacaagcatgaGATGACACTGAAATTTGGACCACCCAGGACTGACTCTGTCATTATTGCAGGTACTGTTTGTCTACAAGACAAACACTCAGCTTTAGTCCTCCTCTTTGTTACATATCTTCTCCTGGCATTCGGATGAAGACTGTTTAGCATACCTCAGTGTCAGTGTATTCCAACACTATTTGTACAAACTCAAGAATAGCATCTCCAAAGGCACATTTATGTCATGGCTGTTCTATATTCAATGCTAAGTGTGAAATAAGTGTCAAAGTGTTAGTTATAGTTATCTCTGTTCATTCCCATTTGCCAGACCAGACACCTACTCCCACCCGCTTCCTAAAGAACTGCGAGGAGGTTGGTCTGTTCAACGAGCTGGCCAGCTCCTTCGAACAAGACGATGATGAAAAGAGGGCCAAGAACTCTGTAAGAAAGGCTTAGGGTTGAtgattttgtctcttttttcatctctgtgcatgtgtgtgtatgactgtatGTATAAGTATGTACAGACATGAAGAAAATTTTCTGCAAATACTCCCATGAAGTAAAAAATGATTGTTTACTTCCTTTTTTCTAACCCCAAATGTTGATGTAGTCAGAAATTTCTGCTTGTAGAAATTCCGGTGTTGTGCACTTTGTCTATGTATCATTACAGTTTAAACTAGCTATTGCAACAGCTCTTTAAGATGATTTTATTTAAGGTCTCATTGTGCTTTATTGCAGTTAAAATAGTGTTTCATAAACCGATGCTGTGGTTGTTTGGTTTGTATGATAAATACCCACTTCCTATTCTGATGTAGTGTAGTCTATGAGAATGTTATCTTTGATAAGTAATGTGAACTTACTCTcctctcactgtctctgtctgtcttagCTTCCCGCTGCCAACTCTGTGGCTTTGGACATGAGCCTGCAGACGCCATCAGATGTGAAGGTGAAAGAGGAGGCACCTGTAGAGGTCGACTCCTCGCCCCCAGGCAGCCCTGAATCTATCTCTGGAAAGTCAGACAGTAGCAGAGAGCCTCTGGTTAAAGCAAAGGTAGGAGAGAAGTGGGAGGAGGGCTTGTTGCATGAGTGTATAGAGAAGACGATGGAACCTTAAATAATGTAGAAGAGTGTGGCTCATTATACATGTCATTATGACATTTGCATTAATACATAAAGGCATCTTGAGGAAGggaatcatatttttttttcttagagaTGTGATGCCTGAtgtgttagaaaaaaacaattttatttttttaaaaatgactataaaatgtgtttcaagtGTTTAACGTAACTTCCCACACCACTAATCTCCTAGGACATCCCCCCCAGGAGTTCAGCCCCCACGCCGACTATTGTGCGTCCAGGTTCCCTGCCACTACACTTGGGCTTTGATGCCCTTCAGCCCACCATGCCATCACCGACCTCTGTCATCACACAGGCACCACCTTCCAATCGTACTCTGGGGTGAGTTAAACTCTATGAGCATCCTTCTCCTGACCTCTGCTGACCTTTTATCTCTGATTTGCCTCTTAAAATTTCCATTAAGTAGTTTCAAAGCTCTGTAAAAAACACCTTTTCCACACTATATGATAATATCACATGTATATTCTTGATCTGCTGCTTCCAACACTATACTGAACCTATGTGATTCTTATGAGTCAGCCTTTAAAACCCAAGATGCCGTCAGGTTTTATGTGGGAGCACGAATTGAAATATGTTAGTTTTTCTGAgcatattttatcattaaaccCATCATTGACATATGCTTGGTCTCTACAAACCTTGTGTTTTTGACTTAAATATGATATAATTTTCCGTGGGTTTGAGCAGTTTTTGTCTGCACAGCTTGGACTAGTAGTGATGATGTAAGTGTGGATTTTGTAGGGTTGAAGTGGGAGTGTTTTCCTAAATGGTGCTACTTGCTATGTTACAAAAAAACCTTGGAGTTATAAAATTGTCGTTTTTACAAATATTACTGAACCTCCTGTTCCCGTCTAGTTCGCCAACCAGCCACTACCCCATGATGATGCTTCCCTCTGGTCAGGCAGTGCCTTTGCTCCCTGGTCCTGTACAGATGCCCTCTGTTATTAATGTAAGGCAGACCAACAGTACGAATATGctgtatttaaattttataactAAAAAGTTGGTTCAAGTTGTTAATACATGGGTATTTGTGTATCCTGTCTGGTCTCCAGCTGGCCCGACCCTTGTGCATGGTACCCAACATTCCTGGGATCCCTGGTCCTCCTCTgggaggcagcagcagcggctCTAACTCCCCCTCTGGCTACAGCATCCACTCAGAGGCCAAGATGGTCAGCACTAGATTAGCTCTctatttttatctctttatctGTTCTTTTTGTCTCCATCTTCACCCTCCAGCCTTCCTCTGCACTGGCTTAGTTTGTTCATCATATGACTTTTTGCCGAGGttacttgtttatttacacCATAACAACAATTTGTACTGAATTTATGATACTACAGAATATACACAGAGCTCTATACAAGGATCCCTCTTTTCAACTATATTGCAGATAAAATCCCACCGTTTATACGAATTGTTTGCTCTTTCAGTAACAAGTGAAGATCATTGGTGCCAATCAAGGCTgggggtgtttttttgttgtgcagAATTTTTCTAGGCACAGACACATCAAAGGTCTCCtagttcaaaatgaaaattgtcaGAAGGCTGATGTATACTTAAATGTGCTGTTGACCAGTTGTATGCCTTCAGAGCCACAGTCagttaatttatatattattttatattagtTTATAAAGCATCGTTCTCGTCTGGATAATGCTCCATATTGCAAAgcaacatcatcaacatcaaGAAACATCATCTGAAATTGTTCCAGGAATGTGCAAAGCCTCCAGAGCTGAACCAAATACAAAAGGGTTGAGATAGAACAGGATGTCACATGAAtgtgctgctgaaaacaagCTTGAACAGTTTGATGCTGTCAGGTCAACATGGGTGAGGATCTCTGCAGAGTTGGAGCACCTTTGTAAATTAATTCCTCAGAGATTTCAGGCTTTTCCTGAGGGAAAGGGTGGTACGACCTGGCACTAGAATACATTTTATCACGAAAACCTACGAGATCTAGAAGAGTACGTGAACATGGAGtacaataaactaaaaaaaattagaagcTATTGCCATTGCATTTGACCCTAGGTGTCACTGCTTTCTTTACCTTTACATTTCTTTGATCTTTTCTGCAATTATAGAGCCTTTTATACTTACATTACACTGTTTATATTGTTGGTCTGGGCTGTGT includes:
- the atf7a gene encoding cyclic AMP-dependent transcription factor ATF-7a isoform X1; translated protein: MFSSSLLPQLHCKLFAKMGDDRPFVCNAPGCGQRFTNEDHLAVHKHKHEMTLKFGPPRTDSVIIADQTPTPTRFLKNCEEVGLFNELASSFEQDDDEKRAKNSLPAANSVALDMSLQTPSDVKVKEEAPVEVDSSPPGSPESISGKSDSSREPLVKAKDIPPRSSAPTPTIVRPGSLPLHLGFDALQPTMPSPTSVITQAPPSNRTLGSPTSHYPMMMLPSGQAVPLLPGPVQMPSVINLARPLCMVPNIPGIPGPPLGGSSSGSNSPSGYSIHSEAKMRLKAALSQQSPSGQSMGVMAMGSSPMVPQKAEQSQLLVQQPDAPSPAQPQVSPAQPTGGRRRRTADDDPDERRQRFLERNRAAASRCRQKRKLWVSSLEKKAEELSTLNVSLSNEVSLLRNEVAHLKQLLLAHKDCPVTTLQKKTAYLAAEESMKDTSEPTGSPAPVIQHSSLAPSPSAGQNGLSSRAAAEAMAMSVLAGMGQQQRAESGPSHIIMAAQSQSAAR
- the atf7a gene encoding cyclic AMP-dependent transcription factor ATF-7a isoform X2, which translates into the protein MGDDRPFVCNAPGCGQRFTNEDHLAVHKHKHEMTLKFGPPRTDSVIIADQTPTPTRFLKNCEEVGLFNELASSFEQDDDEKRAKNSLPAANSVALDMSLQTPSDVKVKEEAPVEVDSSPPGSPESISGKSDSSREPLVKAKDIPPRSSAPTPTIVRPGSLPLHLGFDALQPTMPSPTSVITQAPPSNRTLGSPTSHYPMMMLPSGQAVPLLPGPVQMPSVINLARPLCMVPNIPGIPGPPLGGSSSGSNSPSGYSIHSEAKMRLKAALSQQSPSGQSMGVMAMGSSPMVPQKAEQSQLLVQQPDAPSPAQPQVSPAQPTGGRRRRTADDDPDERRQRFLERNRAAASRCRQKRKLWVSSLEKKAEELSTLNVSLSNEVSLLRNEVAHLKQLLLAHKDCPVTTLQKKTAYLAAEESMKDTSEPTGSPAPVIQHSSLAPSPSAGQNGLSSRAAAEAMAMSVLAGMGQQQRAESGPSHIIMAAQSQSAAR